The Mercurialis annua linkage group LG8, ddMerAnnu1.2, whole genome shotgun sequence genome window below encodes:
- the LOC126659760 gene encoding probable receptor-like protein kinase At1g11050, which translates to MGNLEISLLFLILPIFVIPLTASSHHTLNKLTSQCPMDLNYVLRIPWNQTSCKTYQPHQNDMNHPQNDFNNADPCCRNLLSLFGVGLAQHLKETNLFQLPNINTSVSCLNDFQKKLSSLSFPDDIVSNCLKPSGFVLNPNICAGVQTTHDWVSVLGNSTVLDTACKPDLVDLTSCSACVAAGFTVQSELLTFDGNNSHATDCFYFTVLYAAGVVNEFGPESDGSVTCIFGLDLNSDLGSGNNSHSALVFGLTGAGVAVLVMSSLLGLYFWYDRKKKRRRMNSPFDLEEPGSRPKLRPNTGSIWFKIHDLEKATDKFSQKNFVGRGGFGVVYKGVLTDGSVVAVKRIIESDFQGNAEFCNEVEIISNLKHRNLVPLRGCCVVDEDEEYSEKGSQRYLVYDYMSNGNLDDHLFPSAHDNQIDKKLLTWPQRKSVILDVAKGLAYLHYGVKPAIYHRDIKATNILLDADMRARVADFGLAKQSREGQSHLTTRVAGTHGYLAPEYALYGQLTEKSDVYSFGIVVLEIMCGRKALDLSSSGSPRAFLITDWVWSLVKAGKVEEALDPSLLKGGDSSSSNPKAIMERFVLVGILCAHVMVALRPTIVDALKMLEGDIDVPPIPDRPIPLSHPSSFGDGNTFLISPALSFPQLNSGDMLR; encoded by the coding sequence ATGGGCAATCTTGAAATTTCATTACTCTTCTTAATCCTTCCCATCTTTGTAATCCCCCTCACAGCAAGTTCTCATCATACCCTCAACAAACTAACCTCTCAATGCCCAATGGATCTTAACTATGTCCTAAGAATCCCATGGAACCAAACTTCATGCAAAACTTACCAACCTCATCAAAACGACATGAACCATCCGCAAAACGACTTCAACAATGCCGACCCATGTTGCAGAAACCTCCTGTCTCTCTTCGGAGTTGGTCTTGCTCAGCATCTCAAAGAAACCAACCTTTTCCAGCTTCCAAATATAAACACTTCAGTTTCTTGTCTGAATGATTTTCAGAAAAAGCTGAGTTCTTTGTCATTTCCTGATGATATTGTTTCCAACTGTTTGAAGCCCAGTGGGTTCGTTTTAAACCCTAATATATGTGCTGGGGTTCAGACAACTCATGACTGGGTTAGTGTGTTGGGGAACTCAACTGTTCTTGACACAGCTTGTAAGCCTGACCTTGTTGATCTTACTTCTTGTAGTGCATGTGTGGCAGCAGGGTTTACAGTTCAGTCTGAGTTGTTGACTTTTGATGGTAATAACTCTCATGCTACTGATTGTTTTTACTTTACTGTTTTGTATGCTGCTGGTGTTGTCAATGAGTTTGGTCCTGAAAGTGATGGTTCTGTTACTTGTATTTTTGGCTTGGATTTGAATTCTGATTTGGGCTCTGGTAATAATAGTCATTCTGCTCTTGTTTTTGGCTTGACTGGTGCTGGTGTTGCTGTTTTGGTTATGTCTAGTTTGTTAGGTTTGTATTTCTGGTATGATAGGAAGAAAAAGAGGAGGAGAATGAATTCTCCTTTTGATTTGGAGGAACCCGGGTCTAGGCCGAAATTACGGCCGAATACGGGGTCGATTTGGTTTAAAATTCATGATCTTGAGAAAGCGACCGATAAATTTTCGCAGAAGAATTTCGTCGGGAGAGGAGGGTTTGGTGTTGTTTACAAAGGGGTTTTGACTGATGGAAGTGTTGTAGCGGTTAAGAGGATTATTGAATCTGATTTTCAAGGTAATGCGGAGTTTTGTAATGAGGTTGAGATTATTAGCAACTTGAAGCACCGGAATCTAGTTCCGCTTAGAGGGTGTTGTGTTGTTGATGAAGATGAGGAATATAGTGAGAAAGGGAGTCAAAGGTATCTTGTTTATGATTACATGTCTAATGGGAACCTTGATGACCATTTGTTTCCATCTGCTCATGATAATCAAATTGATAAGAAACTATTGACTTGGCCTCAAAGAAAGAGCGTAATCTTGGATGTGGCGAAAGGACTTGCTTATTTGCATTATGGAGTGAAGCCTGCAATCTATCATAGAGATATCAAGGCGACGAATATATTGTTAGATGCTGATATGAGAGCAAGAGTTGCTGATTTTGGATTGGCAAAACAGAGTAGGGAAGGCCAGTCTCATCTTACTACACGAGTGGCCGGCACTCACGGATATTTGGCTCCTGAATATGCGCTTTATGGGCAATTGACCGAGAAGAGCGATGTTTATAGCTTCGGAATTGTTGTTCTTGAGATAATGTGTGGGAGAAAAGCTCTTGATTTGTCTTCTTCAGGGTCGCCGCGAGCCTTTTTGATCACGGATTGGGTTTGGTCGCTGGTGAAGGCAGGAAAAGTAGAAGAGGCTTTAGATCCTTCTTTGTTGAAGGGTGGAGATTCTTCAAGCTCGAACCCTAAGGCGATAATGGAGAGGTTTGTGCTTGTTGGGATCTTGTGTGCTCATGTTATGGTGGCTTTGAGGCCTACTATAGTGGATGCTTTAAAAATGTTGGAAGGAGATATTGATGTGCCGCCGATTCCTGATCGGCCAATACCTCTTAGTCATCCTTCCTCTTTTGGCGACGGAAATACATTCCTTATCTCACCAGCATTGAGTTTTCCACAATTGAATAGTGGAGACATGCTAAGGTAA